Proteins encoded in a region of the Podospora pseudopauciseta strain CBS 411.78 chromosome 6, whole genome shotgun sequence genome:
- a CDS encoding hypothetical protein (COG:M; EggNog:ENOG503P1A7), whose amino-acid sequence MHAVENWSYNDAEDLAYLMLSYIWQNRLDPDHHIRAWPLYVNVRRGEKRKEYYRRMLRYCQHSTLHQAFRSGSQDEMNAALLEGKDISEGDIWGWRVLHYAAALMASNTDPRFPAALEALKIAPSMIDTRDLIGWTPLHYAAKNPNAGRLLDHILEHSNANEYDSESALDLSTPPHCAAEMGLVNHIEKLRRFKPTRVVKKWFSSRDHMGFTPLHRAILGGHVEATRAILTAVSQWWGREEYWLPVQEHWRYIHFAIWSGKMEIFELFPVDRDLVLDWITWADINGLTPLHMAVARGNTDFVKVLIERFTGAESPDMDGNQLSRKDEAGYTPLDIAKQEGFDEICTLLQEAGAELGTPDRNKFVWDRADPMMQLPI is encoded by the coding sequence ATGCATGCCGTTGAAAATTGGAGTTATAACGACGCCGAGGATCTTGCTTACTTGATGCTATCCTACATCTGGCAGAATCGTCTCGATCCTGACCATCATATACGAGCCTGGCCCTTGTACGTAAACGTCCGGAGAGgagaaaagaggaaggaATACTATCGTCGCATGCTGCGGTATTGCCAACATAGCACGCTACACCAAGCTTTCAGAAGCGGCTCTCAAGACGAGATGAATGCTGCACTCCTCGAGGGAAAGGACATCAGTGAAGGGGACATTTGGGGATGGAGGGTTCTCCATTATGCCGCCGCGCTCATGGCTTCGAATACAGATCCGCGCTTCCCAGCGGCACTTGAGGCTTTAAAGATCGCACCAAGCATGATTGACACCCGTGACCTGATAGGGTGGACACCGTTACATTATGCGGCAAAGAACCCCAACGCGGGTCGGCTTTTGGATCATATCCTGGAGCACAGCAATGCAAACGAGTATGACAGTGAATCAGCCCTTGACttgtcaacaccacctcactGTGCAGCCGAAATGGGGCTGGTCAATCACATCGAGAAGCTTCGGCGGTTCAAGCCTACTCGTGTCGTGAAGAAATGGTTCAGTTCCCGTGATCACATGGGCTTTACACCCTTACACAGAGCCATTCTGGGAGGACACGTCGAGGCAACGAGGGCAATCTTGACAGCCGTGAGCCAATGGTGGGGAAGAGAGGAGTATTGGCTTCCGGTACAGGAACATTGGAGATATATTCATTTTGCTATTTGGTCAGGAAAGATGGAAATATTCGAGCTTTTTCCTGTTGACAGAGATTTGGTGCTTGATTGGATAACCTGGGCAGACATAAACGGACTCACGCCTCTTCACATGGCTGTGGCACGCGGCAACACGGACTTTGTCAAGGTCTTGATAGAAAGGTTCACGGGTGCAGAGAGTCCAGACATGGATGGGAATCAATTGAGCCGGAAGGATGAGGCAGGTTACACACCTCTGGATATCGCGAAGCAAGAGGGCTTCGACGAGATTTGCACTCTTCTTCAAGAGGCCGGCGCCGAGCTGGGAACCCCGGACCGGAATAAATTTGTGTGGGACCGAGCAGATCCCATGATGCAACTACCCATCTAG
- a CDS encoding hypothetical protein (EggNog:ENOG503P3U3) gives MNMEDMVTVVAVASEMDSRTGSTDLGPVFHFGEAGDHSPFFDPAFGSLIFFDTFHAASDRRDYPLGPGPSAYSALVPSNHASFDTQFHGPGTKIIAARNSDHNPGNPQSYPNAPPTIYAEGQRADIYDFEYLESNVGPPFGGGPIIGQPTHLPQLEGPYSNCDGFLSPDLNSSFGPLAHALSNGYHTGSSSDSSPGPDSPVPTLLGVSPSIEVRHRINPNSAFDLDTSRRPSIASTEIKFEHNNGASPSPRPPNRKGADKNSAGSLEIILYKPSGKPDGRLSKKRPAFEEVTTGSSTPQTLRRISLEDESGQVKATMTTFGKRPRIRTPFDEEKRRRTALARKEGVCARCKRSKRQCDLAAKGLYVSCTLCTCTKIYKNVPRMPCFRSTLVDIMFFRAGMSAVSSAHRVPWTDTFLGPAANEPLFTRRLVEFKLEDLSAPDVPVRTLKLSQRMGHHRLTVYASEFKPEPTDKLSYYWKDSAGMIHEMKIPPFTLTNLDKVHAHFRQYIDAAKGSYLESLRGQQDDGLTWKTVSTAMEYARRKPDSLVADTLDMWAVSRMIEIPWEICGEWTDTLGMSPVQNPENPHKGKIPIPPIMDTLLDQIVIRHFLQPLRERVIKKFEQLISPARPEVWFEVYLSAFIILNHIERLAKHSAFHARLHSMPTKYSNTSFLEGAFHTAKVILSRFHFVCNGSAPLRLDWKKEKTAELAKLQPKEVALMEETQTIIRRKENDVLSLRKTHQYESPLYWCHQLYFEDWDTSPVHIVEE, from the exons ATGAACATGGAGGATATGGTCACAgtcgtcgccgtcgcctCCGAGATGGACTCCCGTACCGGCAGCACAGATCTCGGCCCCGTGTTCCACTTCGGCGAAGCTGGCGATcactcccccttcttcgaCCCCGCCTTCGGTTCCTTGATTTTCTTTGACACATTCCACGCGGCCTCCGACCGGCGAGACTACCCACTTGGCCCCGGACCAAGTGCTTATTCTGCGCTTGTGCCGTCGAACCATGCCTCCTTTGATACCCAGTTCCACGGCCCCGGGACCAAGATCATCGCGGCCCGAAATAGCGACCACAACCCCGGCAACCCACAGTCTTATCCCAACGCGCCGCCTACCATCTACGCCGAGGGTCAACGAGCGGACATTTACGACTTTGAGTACCTCGAGTCGAATGTCGGCCCACCATTTGGAGGAGGCCCAATCATCGGCCAGCCAACTCACCTTCCTCAATTGGAAGGTCCGTACAGCAATTGCGATGGCTTCTTAAGTCCGGATCTGAACTCATCCTTCGGCCCTCTGGCTCATGCTCTCTCTAATGGATACCATACCGGATCCAGCTCCGACTCCAGCCCCGGCCCCGACAGTCCAGTCCCAACTCTACTGGGAGTCTCTCCGTCGATCGAAGTCCGGCATAGGATCAATCCTAATTCAGCCTTTGACCTTGATACATCACGTCGTCCCTCGATAGCCAGTACCGAAATCAAATTCGAGCACAATAACGGAGCTAGTCCATCGCCACGACCGCCAAACCGCAAAGGAGCAGACAAGAACTCGGCAGGTTCACTTGAGATCATCTTGTATAAGCCGAGTGGGAAGCCAGATGGACGGCTCTCCAAGAAACGCCCTGCCTTTGAAGAGGTCACCACTGGGAGCAGTACACCCCAGACCCTCCGTCGAATATCGCTGGAAGATGAGAGTGGCCAGGTGAAGGCTACCATGACTACATTTGGGAAACGCCCCAGAATCCGGACTCCTTTTGACGAAGAAAAACGCCGACGCACAGCTCTCGCTCGGAAGGAAGGTGTATGCGCGCGATGCAAGAGGTCAAAGAGACAG TGTGATCTCGCCGCCAAAGGTCTCTATGTCAGCTGTACCCTGTGCACGTGCACCAAGATCTACAAGAATGTCCCTCGCATGCCTTGCTTCCGATCCACCTTGGTCGACATCATGTTCTTCCGTGCCGGTATGAGCGCTGTTTCCTCGGCTCACAGAGTGCCATGGACTGACACCTTTCTAGGTCCTGCAGCTAACGAGCCATTGTTCACCAGACGTCTTGTCGAGTTTAAGCTCGAGGATCTTTCCGCCCCCGATGTCCCTGTCCGTACGCTGAAACTTAGTCAAAGAATGGGTCACCATCGTTTGACCGTGTATGCCTCCGAGTTCAAGCCAGAGCCCACCGATAAACTCTCGTATTACTGGAAAGATTCAGCCGGAATGATTCACGAGATGAAGATACCACCGTTTACCCTCACCAATCTGGACAAAGTTCACGCCCATTTCCGGCAATACATTGACGCCGCCAAAGGGTCCTATCTCGAATCGTTGAGGGGTCAGCAGGATGACGGTTTGACTTGGAAGACTGTTTCAACGGCAATGGAATATGCACGGAGAAAACCG GACTCTCTCGTTGCCGATACTCTCGATATGTGGGCTGTTTCCCGAATGATCGAAATCCCATGGGAGATATGCGGAGAATGGACAGACACGCTCGGCATGTCACCGGTCCAGAATCCTGAGAACCCACACAAGGGCAAGATCCCGATCCCGCCGATCATGGACACGCTTCTTGATCAGATTGTCATCAGGCATTTTCTGCAGCCGTTGCGTGAACGGGTGATCAAGAAGTTCGAGCAGCTGATCAGCCCAGCACGGCCGGAAGTGTGGTTCGAGGTGTACCTGTCTGCTTTTATCATCCTCAACCACATTGAGAGACTGGCTAAACATTCGGCATTCCATGCGAGACTCCACAGCATGCCG ACCAAGTACTCCAACACTTCGTTCCTCGAAGGGGCATTTCATACCGCCAAGGTCATCCTCTCGCGCTTCCACTTTGTGTGCAACGGGTCTGCGCCCCTGCGGCTGgactggaagaaggagaagactGCAGAGCTGGCCAAGCTGCAGCCGAAGGAGGTTGCTCTGATGGAGGAGACACAGACCATCATACGACGCAAAG AGAATGATGTTTTGAGCCTGCGAAAGACGCACCAGTACGAAAGTCCACTCTACTGGTGCCATCAGCTGTATTTTGAGGACTGGGACACCTCCCCGGTACATATTGTCGAGGAATGA
- a CDS encoding hypothetical protein (COG:S; EggNog:ENOG503P5DQ): MKPRPGLPTDIEALTDVIIRTMPLDPQWDYRFPYRHEYPEDHYKFTRLLFEYFLDPAYDDWQVMVVEDSLETGCEDRRVVSFSVWDVSYRNKKRYGPGYVTQDPVTEVEKQGGRARRDANHKHFQEFWKGQIRAYKMFFGKIGPDQIHLQILATLPEFQRRGHASSLCKWGMKMVHQERLKDISVMASPMGHSLYTWLGFSLVGTFHIQVAGEEEMLTLHAMKYVPDSKVLRVVADNGQCDLM; encoded by the exons ATGAAGCCTAGACCCGGCCTCCCGACCGACATCGAGGCTCTTACAGATGTCATCATCAGAACTATGCCGCTAGATCCGCAATGGGATTATCGGTTTCCGTATCGCCATGAGTATCCTGAGGATCACTACAAATTCACGCGCTTGCTATTCGAGTACTTTCTTGATCCGGCCTACGACGACTGGCAGGTCATGGTAGTGGAGGACAGCCTGGAGACAGGCTGCGAGGATAGACGGGTGGTCTCGTTCAGCGTCTGGGACGTTTCTTATCGCAACAAGAAGCGATACGGGCCCGGCTATGTAACCCAGGATC CTGTCACCGAGGTGGAAAAGCAGGGGGGCAGGGCACGCCGGGACGCGAACCACAAGCACTTTCAGGAGTTCTGGAAGGGTCAAATCCGAGCCTACAAGATGTTCTTTGGCAAGATCGGGCCCGACCAGATTCACCTCCAGATTCTTGCCACGTTGCCCGAGTTTCAGCGACGTGGTCATGCCTCCTCGCTCTGCAAATGGGGGATGAAGATGGTTCATCAAGAGCGCCTGAAAGATATTTCAGTCATGGCCAGTCCCATGGGACACAGCCTATACACCTGGCTGGGGTTCAGCCTTGTGGGCACGTTTCATATTCAAGtggctggcgaggaggagatgttgACACTACACGCCATGAAATACGTCCCCGATTCGAAAGTCTTGAGGGTCGTGGCAGATAATGGTCAGTGTGATTTGATGTGA
- a CDS encoding hypothetical protein (COG:M; EggNog:ENOG503P1A7): MLSPNRHRERQINLDETGVCEPPLKLEESSGQPQNSFLLVEKSGAAPNISLNLHGSTKFELGLMAVFGTMLQFAVLAFCGWTAYWPHEPGSILLKDEEPAERYAFPCTLSGTLLLVVGLILCAHVVESRTIETEFRAGGKTSGRLLWIQRAATVSDQTFGSYALYADRDPFVLRTSRRADTVSRRTKTNKGQIINEGLEAFRQTETIIGVSIGLIGFVVQFIGLRGMSWSAALAQLIATLAMTAIRAWARRESDSSFHAIPLDPGFELDWVASNLGPYGDIEESLDVENMPPGFSEDKSLDLPAKMNNTS; this comes from the exons ATGCTATCACCGAACCGTcacagagagagacagaTTAACCTGGATGAGACAGGGGTCTGCGAGCCGCCCCTCAAGCTTGAAGAATCAAGTGGCCAACCGCAGAACTCTTTCCTCCTGGTCGAGAAGTCGGGTGCAGCTCCAAACATCAGTTTGAACCTTCATGGGAGCACCAAATTCGAACTCGGTCTGATGGCGGTCTTTGGCACGATGCTCCAGTTTGCGGTCCTTGCCTTCTGTGGTTGGACTGCGTACTGGCCTCATGAGCCTGGCTCTATTTTACTCAAGGACGAAGAGCCGGCCGAGCGCTACGCGTTTCCCTGTACCCTAAGCGGGACATTGCTGTTAGTTGTCGGGCTCATTCTCTGCGCTCACGTGGTGGAGTCGAGAACCATCGAAACAGAGTTTAGAGCGGGGGGCAAGACGAGCGGGCGTTTACTTTGGATCCAGAGGGCGGCAACGGTCAGCGATCAGACCTTTGGGTCATACGCACTTTACGCTGACAGAGATCCATTTGTCTTGCGAACCTCTCGACGCGCCGATACTGTCAGTAGACGCACGAAAACGAACAAAGGTCAAATCATCAATGAAGGTCTTGAAGCTTTCCGCCAAACAGAAACAATCATTGGAGTCTCAATAGGACTTATCGGTTTTGTCGTACAGTTCATTGGTCTTCGCGGTATGAGTTGGTCCGCTGCGCTTGCTCAGTTGATCGCAACGTTGGCCATGACAGCTATCCGAGCATGGGCTCGCAGAGAGTCGGACAGCTCGTTCCACGCCATCCCTTTGGATCCGGGCTTCGAGCTTGATTGGGTCGCTTCTAACCTTGGGCCCTACGGTGATATAGAGGAAAGCTTGGACGTGGAAAATATGCCTCCAGGTTTCTCAGAAGACAAAAGTCTCGACTTGCCGGCTAAAATGAACA ACACGAGCTAG